A section of the Streptomyces sp. Je 1-369 genome encodes:
- the moeZ gene encoding adenylyltransferase/sulfurtransferase MoeZ encodes MSLPPLVEPASELTVDEVRRYSRHLIIPDVGMDGQKRLKNAKVLCVGAGGLGSPALMYLAAAGVGTLGIVEFDEVDESNLQRQIIHSQADIGRSKAESAKDSVLGINPYVNVILHKERLEADNVMDIFSQYDLIVDGTDNFATRYLVNDACVLLNKPYVWGSIYRFDGQASVFWSEHGPCYRCLYPEPPPPGMVPSCAEGGVLGVLCASIGSIQVTEAIKVLTGTGDALVGRLMIYDALEMQYRQVKVRKDPDCAVCGENPTVTELIDYEAFCGVVSEEAQEAAAGSTITPKQLKEWIDDGESIEIIDVREVNEYEIVSIPGAKLIPKNEFLMGNALQDLPQDKKIVLHCKTGVRSAEVLAVLKSAGFSDAVHVGGGVIGWVHQIEPDKPVY; translated from the coding sequence GTGTCGCTGCCACCCCTGGTCGAGCCCGCATCCGAGCTCACCGTCGATGAGGTTCGCAGGTACTCCCGCCACCTGATCATCCCCGACGTCGGGATGGACGGGCAGAAGCGGCTGAAGAACGCCAAGGTGCTGTGTGTCGGCGCCGGCGGCCTCGGGTCGCCGGCGCTGATGTACCTGGCCGCGGCGGGTGTCGGCACGCTCGGCATCGTCGAGTTCGACGAGGTCGACGAGTCCAACCTGCAGCGGCAGATCATCCACAGCCAGGCGGACATCGGCCGTTCCAAGGCGGAGTCCGCGAAGGACTCGGTCCTCGGCATCAATCCGTACGTGAACGTGATCCTTCACAAGGAGCGGCTCGAGGCCGACAACGTGATGGACATCTTCAGCCAGTACGACCTGATCGTCGACGGCACCGACAACTTCGCGACCCGTTACCTGGTCAACGACGCGTGTGTGCTGCTCAACAAGCCGTACGTATGGGGTTCCATCTACCGCTTCGACGGCCAGGCGTCCGTCTTCTGGAGCGAGCACGGCCCCTGCTACCGCTGCCTCTACCCGGAGCCCCCGCCGCCCGGCATGGTCCCCTCCTGCGCCGAGGGCGGCGTGCTCGGCGTGCTGTGCGCGTCGATCGGCTCCATCCAGGTCACCGAGGCGATCAAGGTCCTCACCGGCACCGGCGACGCGCTGGTCGGCCGCCTGATGATCTACGACGCCCTGGAGATGCAGTACCGCCAGGTCAAGGTCCGCAAGGACCCCGACTGCGCCGTCTGCGGCGAGAACCCCACCGTCACCGAGCTCATCGACTACGAGGCCTTCTGCGGCGTCGTGTCCGAGGAGGCCCAGGAGGCGGCGGCCGGTTCGACGATCACTCCCAAGCAGCTCAAGGAGTGGATCGACGACGGCGAGAGCATCGAGATCATCGACGTCCGTGAGGTCAACGAGTACGAGATCGTCTCGATCCCCGGTGCCAAGCTGATCCCGAAGAACGAGTTCCTCATGGGCAATGCGCTCCAGGACCTCCCGCAGGACAAGAAGATCGTCTTGCACTGCAAGACGGGTGTCCGCAGTGCGGAAGTCCTCGCCGTGCTGAAGTCCGCGGGCTTCTCGGACGCGGTGCACGTGGGCGGCGGCGTGATCGGCTGGGTCCACCAGATCGAGCCCGACAAGCCGGTCTACTGA
- a CDS encoding alpha/beta hydrolase, which produces MQRFVRSAALAAAGVLVAGLAAGCGSSDDGDGDDGKHPSATAPEPKPKPDPSSTLPASLTSQKLDWSRCKAPEGGSAPGAAWQCSTLKVPLDYGKPDGGTMGIALIRAKSTGEGDRIGSLLFNFGGPGGSGVSGLPSFADSYDTLRERYDLVSFDPRGVAASEGVRCRDDAATQAAEKKVDLTPDTAAEEKAYFKDAKDFGAGCAQNSKNVIGHVSTDDAARDMDVLRQVLGDDKLHYFGVSYGTELGGTYAHLFPRRVGRLVFDAVVDPSADSIGHAENQARGFQRALDNYFKSRGQDPEAGSAKIQKLFERLDAEPMRTSGDRKLTESLASTGVLVTLYSKQTWPALTRGLADAEKGDGSALLQLADAYNERDASGRYSTQSHSQRAIACLDTKARTTPAEAKKRLDRFRGISPVFGEFLGWDTAGWCHEWPVAGQHDSPEVSAPGADPILVVGNTGDPATPYEGARKMADELGKDVGVHLTWKGEGHGAYGKGSDCVDDAIDTYLLDGTPPENNKVCS; this is translated from the coding sequence ATGCAGCGTTTCGTACGGTCCGCGGCCCTGGCCGCAGCAGGCGTGCTCGTGGCGGGTCTGGCCGCCGGGTGCGGCTCGTCCGACGACGGGGACGGGGACGACGGCAAGCACCCCTCGGCGACCGCCCCCGAGCCGAAGCCCAAGCCGGACCCCTCCTCCACCCTGCCCGCCTCGCTGACCTCCCAGAAGCTGGACTGGAGCCGCTGCAAGGCGCCCGAGGGCGGCAGCGCGCCCGGCGCCGCGTGGCAGTGCTCGACGCTGAAGGTCCCGCTGGACTACGGCAAGCCGGACGGCGGGACCATGGGCATCGCCCTGATACGCGCCAAGAGCACGGGCGAGGGCGACCGCATCGGCTCCCTCCTCTTCAACTTCGGCGGTCCCGGCGGCTCGGGCGTCTCCGGGCTCCCGTCCTTCGCCGACTCGTACGACACGCTGCGCGAGCGGTACGACCTGGTGAGCTTCGACCCGCGCGGGGTCGCGGCGAGCGAGGGAGTGCGCTGCCGCGACGACGCGGCGACCCAGGCAGCGGAGAAGAAGGTCGACCTCACGCCGGACACCGCGGCCGAGGAGAAGGCGTACTTCAAGGACGCCAAGGACTTCGGCGCGGGCTGCGCGCAGAACTCGAAGAACGTCATCGGGCACGTCTCGACGGACGACGCGGCCCGTGACATGGACGTCCTGCGCCAGGTCCTCGGCGACGACAAGCTGCACTACTTCGGCGTCTCGTACGGCACGGAACTCGGCGGCACGTACGCCCACTTGTTCCCCCGGCGCGTCGGCCGCCTCGTCTTCGACGCGGTCGTCGACCCGAGCGCCGACTCGATCGGCCACGCGGAGAACCAGGCACGGGGCTTCCAGCGCGCCCTGGACAACTACTTCAAGTCCCGCGGCCAGGACCCCGAGGCGGGCTCCGCGAAGATACAGAAGCTGTTCGAGCGCCTGGACGCCGAACCGATGCGCACCTCGGGCGACCGGAAGCTGACCGAGTCCCTCGCGAGCACCGGCGTCCTGGTCACCCTCTACAGCAAGCAGACCTGGCCCGCGCTGACCCGCGGCCTGGCGGACGCCGAGAAGGGCGACGGTTCGGCGCTGCTCCAGCTCGCCGACGCCTACAACGAACGCGACGCCTCGGGGCGCTACAGCACGCAGAGCCACTCCCAGCGGGCGATCGCCTGTCTGGACACAAAGGCGCGGACCACTCCGGCGGAGGCGAAGAAGCGCCTGGACCGGTTCCGCGGGATATCGCCGGTGTTCGGCGAGTTCCTCGGCTGGGACACCGCGGGCTGGTGCCACGAGTGGCCGGTGGCCGGTCAGCACGACTCCCCTGAGGTCAGCGCGCCCGGCGCCGACCCGATCCTCGTCGTCGGCAACACCGGCGACCCGGCCACCCCGTACGAGGGCGCCCGCAAAATGGCGGACGAGCTCGGCAAGGACGTCGGCGTCCACCTGACCTGGAAGGGCGAGGGCCACGGGGCGTACGGCAAGGGCAGCGACTGCGTGGACGACGCGATCGACACGTATCTCCTCGACGGCACCCCGCCGGAGAACAACAAGGTCTGCTCATGA
- a CDS encoding alpha/beta hydrolase: MPTQSTPRVTALAAATLLLSAALAGCGGSDDSKDEDLSAQKLSWKDCPAPDAAEGGGEAPSPLPGGAEWQCATMKAPLDWSKPKGDTVDIALIKAATSGDKGDRIGSLVFNFGGPGGSGITTLPAFGEDYAKLRTRYDLVSFDPRGVGRSAGIRCEDDSALDTYFQQDSTPDDEAEREKHLANVRDFNNGCEKNAGKTLPHVRTTDAARDMDLMRQVLGDDKLHYFGISYGTELGGVYAHLFPKKVGRAVFDAVVDPTQTAEKGSLGQAEGFQLALDNFAKDCTSQEADCPVGDTEQDVKDRIAKLLKDLDSKPIKGIAPRELTQTAATNGIAQSLYSKDFWPYLTQGLEEAYEGDGKILMALSDSMNGRSEDGEYSNIQSANVSINCADDKARYDTEYVEKKLPEFRKASPLFGDYLAWGMVSCTDWAVEGQVDHPDVSAAGAPPIVVIGNTGDPATPYEGARKMAQALGEGVGVELTYKGQGHGAYDSKNKCVRDAVNGYLLGGKVPKEGTVCS; this comes from the coding sequence ATGCCCACACAGTCCACGCCGCGCGTCACCGCGCTGGCCGCCGCGACCCTTCTCCTGTCCGCCGCCCTCGCGGGGTGCGGCGGCAGCGACGACTCCAAGGACGAGGATCTGTCGGCTCAGAAGCTGAGCTGGAAGGACTGCCCCGCGCCCGACGCCGCGGAGGGCGGCGGCGAGGCCCCGTCCCCGCTGCCGGGCGGCGCCGAGTGGCAGTGCGCCACCATGAAGGCTCCCCTCGACTGGTCGAAGCCCAAGGGCGACACGGTAGACATCGCGTTGATCAAGGCGGCCACCAGCGGCGACAAGGGCGACCGCATCGGCTCGCTCGTCTTCAACTTCGGCGGCCCCGGCGGCTCGGGCATCACCACGCTGCCCGCCTTCGGAGAGGACTACGCGAAGCTGCGCACCCGCTACGACCTGGTCAGTTTCGACCCGCGCGGTGTCGGCCGCAGCGCCGGCATCAGGTGCGAGGACGACTCCGCACTGGACACGTACTTCCAGCAGGACTCCACGCCCGACGACGAGGCCGAGCGCGAGAAGCACCTCGCCAACGTCCGCGACTTCAACAACGGCTGCGAGAAGAACGCGGGAAAGACCCTCCCGCACGTCCGCACCACCGACGCCGCCCGCGACATGGACCTGATGCGCCAGGTCCTCGGCGACGACAAGCTGCACTACTTCGGCATCTCGTACGGCACCGAACTCGGCGGGGTCTACGCACACTTGTTCCCCAAGAAGGTGGGCCGCGCCGTCTTCGACGCGGTCGTCGACCCCACCCAGACCGCCGAGAAGGGCTCCCTCGGCCAGGCGGAGGGCTTCCAGCTCGCGCTCGACAACTTCGCGAAGGACTGCACGTCACAGGAGGCGGACTGTCCCGTCGGCGACACGGAGCAGGACGTCAAGGACCGGATCGCGAAGCTCCTCAAGGACCTGGACAGCAAGCCGATCAAGGGCATCGCACCGCGCGAGCTGACGCAGACGGCCGCCACCAACGGCATCGCGCAGTCCCTGTACTCCAAGGACTTCTGGCCGTATCTGACCCAGGGCCTCGAAGAGGCCTACGAGGGCGACGGCAAGATCCTGATGGCGCTCTCCGACTCGATGAACGGGCGCAGCGAGGACGGCGAGTACAGCAACATCCAGTCCGCCAACGTCTCGATCAACTGTGCGGACGACAAGGCGCGTTACGACACGGAGTACGTCGAGAAGAAGCTCCCCGAGTTCCGTAAGGCATCACCCCTGTTCGGCGACTACCTCGCGTGGGGCATGGTCAGCTGCACCGACTGGGCCGTCGAGGGCCAGGTGGACCACCCCGACGTGAGCGCGGCGGGCGCGCCGCCCATCGTCGTCATCGGCAACACCGGCGACCCGGCCACGCCGTACGAAGGGGCCCGCAAGATGGCGCAGGCGCTCGGCGAGGGCGTCGGGGTCGAGCTGACGTACAAGGGCCAGGGGCACGGGGCGTACGACAGCAAGAACAAGTGCGTGCGGGACGCCGTGAACGGCTATCTGCTGGGCGGGAAGGTCCCGAAGGAGGGAACGGTCTGTTCCTGA